A genomic region of Equus caballus isolate H_3958 breed thoroughbred chromosome 1, TB-T2T, whole genome shotgun sequence contains the following coding sequences:
- the OPALIN gene encoding opalin isoform X1 — translation MSFSLNFTLPANTTSSPVVTDGKGADCGPSLGLAAGIPSLVATALLVALLFTLIHRRRSSNESAEESERPCEISEIYDSPRIAENPRRAPTHGKNMMGSEESHIYVKTVAGSEEPMHDTYRPTEEMERRRGLWWLMPRLSLE, via the exons ATG AGTTTTTCACTGAACTTTACACTGCCAGCCAACACG ACTTCCTCCCCGGTTGTTACAGATGGGAAAGGAGCA GACTGTGGGCCCTCTCTCGGATTAGCAGCAGGCATCCCATCCCTGGTGGCCACAGCCCTGCTGGTGGCTTTGCTATTTACTCTGATTCACCGAAGAAGAAGCAGCAATGAGTCTGCCGAG GAAAGTGAGAGGCCATGTGAAATTTCAGAAATCTATGACAGTCCCAGGATAGCTGAG AATCCTAGGAGGGCACCCACACACGGGAAGAATATGATGGGATCTGAAGAATCTCACATATATGTGAAGACTGTAGCAGGAAGCGAGGAGCCCATGCATGACACTTACCGTCCTactgaagaaatggagagaagaaggggATTGTGGTGGCTTATGCCCAGACTGAGCTTGGAATGA
- the OPALIN gene encoding opalin isoform X2, with product MSFSLNFTLPANTDCGPSLGLAAGIPSLVATALLVALLFTLIHRRRSSNESAEESERPCEISEIYDSPRIAENPRRAPTHGKNMMGSEESHIYVKTVAGSEEPMHDTYRPTEEMERRRGLWWLMPRLSLE from the exons ATG AGTTTTTCACTGAACTTTACACTGCCAGCCAACACG GACTGTGGGCCCTCTCTCGGATTAGCAGCAGGCATCCCATCCCTGGTGGCCACAGCCCTGCTGGTGGCTTTGCTATTTACTCTGATTCACCGAAGAAGAAGCAGCAATGAGTCTGCCGAG GAAAGTGAGAGGCCATGTGAAATTTCAGAAATCTATGACAGTCCCAGGATAGCTGAG AATCCTAGGAGGGCACCCACACACGGGAAGAATATGATGGGATCTGAAGAATCTCACATATATGTGAAGACTGTAGCAGGAAGCGAGGAGCCCATGCATGACACTTACCGTCCTactgaagaaatggagagaagaaggggATTGTGGTGGCTTATGCCCAGACTGAGCTTGGAATGA